A portion of the Carya illinoinensis cultivar Pawnee chromosome 11, C.illinoinensisPawnee_v1, whole genome shotgun sequence genome contains these proteins:
- the LOC122282899 gene encoding dof zinc finger protein DOF4.6, with amino-acid sequence MDTAQWPQEIVVKPIEEILTNTCPKPAALERKVRPQKEQALNCPRCNSTNTKFCYYNNYSLTQPRYFCKTCRRYWTEGGSLRNIPVGGGSRKNKRSATSSSSSSSKKLPDLVTPPGMSQSSSQNPKIRDGQDRNLAFPAAQDFRNISELIQVPSIENSNKNRISTTASSTTPTTSQLSALELLSGLTSRGFNSFMPMPLTDPNTVYTSGFPLQDFKAPTLSFSLDGLGSGFGSFQGVQETSGRLLFPFEDLKQVSNSSGIEQNKEQGDSTGYWTGMLGEGSW; translated from the exons ATGGACACCGCTCAATGGCCGCAG GAGATTGTGGTGAAACCAATAGAAGAGATACTCACCAACACATGTCCAAAGCCTGCAGCTTTAGAGAGGAAAGTAAGGCCTCAGAAAGAGCAAGCCCTAAACTGTCCGAGGTGCAATTCAACGAACACAAAGTTCTGCTACTACAACAACTACAGCCTTACACAGCCAAGATACTTCTGCAAGACTTGTAGAAGGTATTGGACTGAAGGTGGCTCCCTCAGAAACATTCCCGTTGGAGGGGGTTCAAGGAAGAACAAGAGGTCAGccacttcttcctcttcttcttcatcaaaaAAGCTACCTGATCTGGTGACACCTCCAGGCATGTCACAGTCTTCCTCTCAAAACCCTAAGATCCGTGATGGCCAAGATCGTAATTTGGCTTTCCCAGCAGCTCAAGATTTCAGAAATATCTCTGAATTGATTCAAGTACCCAGCATTGAAAACAGCAACAAGAACCGAATTTCTACTACTGCTAGTTCCACTACTCCCACTACCTCTCAGCTTTCTGCTTTAGAGCTTCTTTCTGGACTTACTTCAAGGGGTTTCAATTCCTTCATGCCCATGCCTCTTACAGATCCAAACACGGTTTATACGTCTGGGTTTCCCCTGCAAGATTTCAAGGCGCCAACCCTGAGTTTCTCACTGGATGGGCTTGGAAGTGGATTTGGGAGTTTCCAAGGTGTTCAGGAGACAAGTGGGAGGCTTTTATTTCCATTTGAAGATTTGAAACAAGTCTCTAATTCAAGTGGTATTGAGCAAAACAAAGAGCAAGGAGATTCAACTGGGTATTGGACTGGGATGTTAGGAGAAGGATCATGGTAA